In Deinococcus sp. QL22, the following are encoded in one genomic region:
- a CDS encoding ABC transporter permease: MTKLNPAGAGVDRPSAPLLSAAKNAARGDVLQVLALAALPMLAGAALPWVLLRPNRLAPGEYLRLPPALLALMVVLALLPLLAARFVPRLTWLVTGLAVVVVFWVLGLQTRSALQGQAEFARASAAAGVWLSGLGALIAVYGAGLLLAGRQGVLAWAWLPVVLALVLAGHLSGWSVLVEARNEGPRWVQELAQHLWLVGTALGLSTLIGVPLAVWAAGRERVAVAVLGLANAIQTLPSLALLGLLIAPLSALSNAFPALRAAGISGIGVAPALTAMTLYALLPILRNGVVALRGVPAGTVDAARGMGMTGRQIFWRVQVPLALPVWLSGVRQAAVLLVGVASVAALIGAGGLGTYIFKGLQSAAADLILLGAVPAALLAIGVDATLRRLEGWLGRRFGRVG; this comes from the coding sequence TCCAGCAGGGGCGGGGGTGGATCGGCCTTCCGCCCCTCTGCTGTCGGCGGCCAAAAATGCGGCCAGAGGAGACGTGCTGCAAGTGCTGGCCCTCGCCGCGCTGCCGATGCTGGCGGGCGCGGCGTTGCCCTGGGTGCTGCTGCGGCCCAACCGCCTTGCACCGGGCGAATATCTGCGGCTGCCCCCTGCGCTGTTGGCTCTGATGGTGGTGCTGGCGCTGCTACCCCTGCTGGCCGCCCGATTTGTGCCGCGCCTGACGTGGTTGGTGACTGGACTGGCAGTGGTAGTTGTGTTCTGGGTGCTGGGCCTGCAAACCCGCAGCGCTCTGCAAGGTCAGGCCGAATTTGCGCGGGCCAGTGCGGCGGCGGGCGTGTGGCTCAGCGGATTGGGCGCACTGATCGCCGTTTACGGGGCGGGGCTGTTGTTGGCGGGGAGGCAAGGGGTGCTGGCGTGGGCATGGTTGCCCGTTGTCTTGGCGCTGGTGCTGGCGGGCCACCTGTCGGGCTGGTCGGTGCTGGTCGAAGCCCGCAACGAAGGCCCGCGCTGGGTGCAGGAGCTGGCGCAACATCTGTGGCTGGTGGGCACGGCGCTGGGCCTGTCTACCCTGATCGGCGTGCCGTTGGCGGTTTGGGCGGCGGGGCGTGAGCGGGTCGCTGTGGCGGTGCTGGGCCTCGCCAACGCCATTCAAACACTCCCCAGCTTGGCCCTCCTGGGCTTGCTGATCGCGCCACTTTCCGCCCTCTCCAATGCATTCCCGGCCTTGCGCGCGGCGGGTATTTCGGGCATCGGGGTGGCTCCGGCGCTGACGGCCATGACCCTGTACGCCCTGCTGCCGATCCTGCGGAACGGCGTGGTGGCGCTGCGGGGCGTTCCGGCGGGCACGGTGGACGCCGCACGCGGCATGGGCATGACGGGCCGCCAGATCTTCTGGCGCGTGCAGGTGCCGCTGGCCCTCCCAGTCTGGCTAAGTGGGGTTCGGCAGGCCGCTGTGCTGCTGGTGGGCGTGGCGTCGGTGGCCGCCCTGATCGGCGCGGGCGGGCTGGGCACCTACATTTTTAAGGGCCTGCAAAGTGCCGCCGCCGACCTGATTTTGCTGGGAGCGGTGCCCGCCGCGCTGCTGGCCATAGGCGTAGACGCAACCCTGCGCAGGCTGGAAGGCTGGCTGGGCCGCCGTTTCGGGCGCGTGGGCTGA
- a CDS encoding ABC transporter ATP-binding protein produces MIELQGLEKRYGGSFAVRDLNLVFAEGELTALLGPSGCGKTTTLRMINRLIEPTGGRVLLGGQDTHTLKPETLRRGIGYVIQQIGLFPHLNVAQNVATVPDLLGRPTRDTQRRVDELLDLVGLKPEEYRHKKPAELSGGQAQRVGVARALAADPPVLLMDEPFGALDPLARDKLQDAFRDIQRRLKKTVIMVTHDIDEALRLADRIALMTAGELAQFGTPDELIHRPASDFVRQFLGEDAALRQLAGRRAADFAYPGDPTGLPTVEADLNARSALGIMLREGSDALAVLENGQPVGILRWSDLQTSPAQPPISIRDEVT; encoded by the coding sequence ATGATCGAGTTGCAGGGCTTAGAGAAACGTTACGGCGGCAGTTTCGCCGTGCGCGACCTGAATCTGGTGTTTGCCGAGGGCGAACTGACCGCACTCTTAGGGCCTTCGGGCTGCGGGAAAACAACCACGCTCCGAATGATCAACCGTCTGATTGAGCCGACGGGCGGGAGGGTGCTGCTGGGCGGGCAAGATACGCACACGCTGAAGCCGGAGACCCTGCGGCGCGGCATCGGGTACGTGATTCAGCAAATCGGGCTGTTTCCCCATCTGAACGTGGCGCAGAACGTGGCGACGGTGCCCGACCTGTTGGGCCGCCCCACACGCGATACCCAGCGCCGCGTGGATGAACTACTGGACTTGGTGGGCCTGAAACCGGAAGAGTACCGCCATAAAAAGCCCGCCGAACTGTCGGGCGGACAGGCGCAGCGGGTGGGCGTAGCCCGCGCCCTCGCCGCCGACCCGCCCGTTCTGCTGATGGACGAGCCCTTCGGCGCACTCGACCCACTGGCCCGCGACAAGTTGCAGGACGCCTTCCGCGACATTCAGCGCCGCCTGAAAAAGACCGTAATTATGGTGACGCACGACATAGACGAGGCGTTGAGGCTGGCTGACCGGATTGCCCTGATGACTGCCGGAGAACTGGCCCAATTCGGCACGCCGGACGAACTGATTCACCGCCCGGCCTCCGACTTCGTGCGGCAATTTCTGGGCGAGGATGCCGCCCTGCGCCAACTGGCAGGCCGCCGCGCCGCCGACTTTGCCTACCCCGGCGATCCGACTGGCCTGCCCACCGTCGAGGCCGACCTCAACGCCCGCAGCGCCCTGGGCATCATGCTGCGCGAAGGCTCAGACGCATTGGCAGTCCTAGAAAACGGGCAACCGGTGGGCATTCTGCGCTGGAGCGACCTCCAGACCTCACCTGCGCAACCACCAATCTCCATTCGGGATGAAGTCACATGA
- a CDS encoding CarD family transcriptional regulator, protein MKQLSFQTGDRVVLPPYGIGVVSGTCQRPVAGQSHAYYQVDFPNTSSRAYVPVSSPDETGMRAALTACDMPNLLGHLSLSTNDLNLPRQWAARHRRVTEILVSGDPYELATLTGELRRWNVERGLPDLDRQAFRRAIKLLEQEVNGLEDQCAHDVQNFLDLAWKETPQ, encoded by the coding sequence TTGAAGCAATTGTCCTTTCAGACTGGTGACCGTGTCGTTCTCCCCCCCTACGGTATTGGCGTCGTCAGCGGCACTTGCCAGCGCCCGGTGGCGGGGCAATCTCACGCCTACTATCAGGTAGATTTTCCCAATACGTCCAGCCGCGCCTATGTTCCCGTGTCGTCACCAGACGAAACAGGGATGAGAGCCGCCTTGACCGCCTGCGATATGCCCAATCTACTGGGGCACCTGAGCCTCAGCACCAATGACCTGAATTTGCCGCGCCAGTGGGCCGCCCGCCACCGCCGCGTCACGGAAATCTTGGTCAGTGGTGACCCCTATGAACTGGCGACCCTGACAGGTGAACTCCGCCGCTGGAATGTGGAACGCGGCCTCCCCGACCTTGACCGCCAAGCGTTCCGGCGGGCTATCAAGTTGTTAGAGCAGGAAGTGAACGGCTTAGAAGACCAGTGCGCCCATGACGTACAAAACTTCCTTGATCTGGCCTGGAAAGAGACACCCCAATAA
- a CDS encoding ABC transporter permease, giving the protein MTPSSLTAARASGRRWPWGVLLWPSLLLLCLIPGVLPRLLAPLNLGELTTFDPPLWRLTLTHLGLVALATGVVLVLGVPLAVAVTRPGREALRQLAETLVGLGQTVPTFAILALAVPALGFGWQPTLLGLIVYGLVPVVSNGIAGLMAVDASALDAARGMGMTGRQRLLRVELPLALPILLAGIRTSTVYNVGTATVGAALGAGGLGEPIINGLSQQNTALVLVGALLSALLALSLDATLGIFTPRE; this is encoded by the coding sequence ATGACCCCTTCCAGCCTCACTGCGGCACGGGCAAGCGGGCGGCGTTGGCCCTGGGGCGTGCTGCTGTGGCCTTCGCTGCTGCTGCTGTGCCTGATTCCGGGCGTGCTGCCGCGCCTGCTGGCCCCCCTCAACTTAGGCGAGCTGACCACCTTCGATCCCCCCCTCTGGCGGCTCACGCTGACCCATCTGGGATTGGTAGCACTGGCGACTGGCGTGGTGCTTGTCCTCGGTGTTCCGCTGGCTGTCGCCGTGACTCGGCCCGGACGTGAGGCGCTGCGGCAGTTGGCCGAAACGTTGGTGGGTCTCGGCCAAACTGTGCCTACCTTTGCGATTCTGGCGTTGGCCGTGCCTGCCCTGGGCTTTGGCTGGCAGCCGACCCTGCTGGGCCTGATCGTCTATGGACTCGTGCCGGTGGTCAGCAACGGTATTGCAGGTCTGATGGCTGTGGACGCCAGCGCCCTGGACGCTGCACGCGGCATGGGCATGACAGGCCGCCAACGCCTCCTGCGGGTGGAATTGCCGCTGGCGCTGCCGATTCTGCTGGCTGGGATACGAACGAGTACGGTCTACAACGTGGGCACTGCTACCGTCGGAGCGGCGCTGGGCGCTGGCGGTTTGGGCGAGCCAATTATCAATGGCCTGTCTCAACAGAATACGGCGTTGGTACTGGTGGGCGCTCTCCTATCGGCCTTGCTGGCCCTCAGTTTGGACGCCACGCTGGGCATATTCACACCCAGAGAGTAG